One Brevinematia bacterium DNA window includes the following coding sequences:
- the mrdA gene encoding penicillin-binding protein 2, with protein MIDFRVTENNIGISRLRLLAFSGIIALVLGIVIIRVVDMQILSRDRFIKLAFINMAQQIPISAQRGTIYDRNLTPLVSSDDTIGVFVIQKYLPKDESEKIAVLSKLSGVIEKDLKFILANIERRKWDIFGPIFISEITKDQAIKILERQEEFPGVVIDTIYLRNYRYPYETAHLLGYLGPIDQQEIKTLSETDKEIYHSGSYIGKDGVEKVYDKILRGKDGKLLRYIDAKNNIVGSEVAELPVEGNSLMLSIDIDIQKLGYELLNEYRGSLVMLKPTTGEIIAIVSSPSFDPNKLSLGDFSYFLSLSTDEKNTPLFNRAIQGTYQPGSVFKLITTTAGIISKKWNPNRGENCLGALRIGKRVFQDWASHSYVKDIVKAIEVSCDVYFYKLGLALDPEDLINTSKIFGVGELTFVDLPNEKKGFRTSVSFHRKRYNRDIMGGDMANLSIGQGDWLLTPLQFAVITSLIFNEGVTYRPHIVKKILSPDGKETIKEIKPEILRETKEIPKEAFDIIKKGMIKVFEEGTARGLKYITKYPIAGKTGTAENPHGKPHSIFVCYGPTDTANPEDTVVVAVVVENVGAGSAYAAPIAAKLIDAYFDKYGYSKAQK; from the coding sequence ATGATAGATTTTAGAGTAACTGAAAACAACATAGGTATCTCTAGGTTAAGACTTTTAGCATTCTCTGGGATTATAGCACTAGTGTTAGGAATAGTGATTATAAGAGTAGTAGATATGCAAATCTTAAGCAGAGATAGATTTATAAAGTTAGCGTTTATAAACATGGCTCAGCAGATACCAATATCTGCGCAGAGAGGAACCATTTATGACAGAAACCTCACCCCACTAGTCTCTAGTGATGATACAATAGGAGTTTTTGTAATACAGAAGTATCTACCTAAGGACGAGTCAGAAAAAATCGCTGTCTTATCAAAGCTTTCAGGAGTAATAGAAAAGGATCTAAAGTTCATCTTAGCAAACATTGAAAGAAGGAAGTGGGACATTTTTGGCCCAATATTCATATCAGAAATAACAAAAGATCAAGCAATAAAAATTCTTGAAAGACAGGAAGAATTCCCCGGAGTAGTAATTGACACCATATATCTTAGAAACTACAGATACCCCTATGAAACCGCTCACCTATTAGGATACCTAGGACCCATAGATCAGCAAGAAATAAAAACACTTTCCGAGACTGACAAGGAAATATACCACTCCGGAAGCTATATAGGAAAGGATGGAGTAGAGAAAGTCTATGATAAAATATTAAGAGGCAAAGATGGGAAATTGCTCAGATACATAGATGCTAAAAACAACATAGTAGGCTCGGAAGTAGCAGAACTACCAGTAGAAGGTAATTCCTTGATGTTATCAATAGACATAGATATCCAAAAGCTAGGATACGAGCTTTTAAATGAATACCGAGGCAGTTTGGTAATGCTAAAACCTACAACAGGTGAGATAATAGCAATTGTGTCCTCTCCTTCATTTGATCCTAACAAACTATCTCTAGGAGATTTCTCGTATTTTCTATCACTGTCAACAGACGAAAAAAACACTCCTCTTTTCAATAGAGCAATTCAAGGAACATACCAACCAGGTTCTGTATTTAAACTTATAACAACCACTGCTGGAATCATAAGCAAGAAATGGAATCCAAACAGAGGTGAAAACTGTCTAGGAGCACTAAGAATAGGCAAAAGAGTTTTCCAGGACTGGGCATCTCACAGCTATGTAAAAGATATAGTCAAAGCAATAGAAGTATCATGTGATGTTTACTTTTACAAACTAGGGTTAGCACTAGATCCAGAGGACTTAATAAACACTTCAAAAATTTTCGGAGTAGGAGAATTAACCTTCGTTGATCTACCAAATGAGAAGAAAGGCTTCAGAACCTCGGTATCCTTTCACAGAAAAAGATACAACAGAGATATAATGGGAGGAGATATGGCCAATCTCTCAATAGGCCAAGGTGATTGGTTACTCACTCCTCTTCAGTTTGCAGTAATAACATCATTAATATTCAATGAAGGAGTAACTTATAGACCACACATAGTAAAAAAGATACTCTCACCAGATGGTAAAGAAACAATAAAAGAAATCAAACCAGAAATTCTTCGCGAAACAAAAGAGATACCAAAAGAAGCGTTTGATATCATAAAGAAAGGAATGATAAAGGTTTTTGAAGAAGGAACTGCACGAGGACTAAAGTATATAACGAAATACCCCATAGCAGGTAAAACTGGCACTGCAGAAAACCCTCACGGTAAACCACATTCCATATTTGTATGCTACGGCCCTACTGATACAGCAAATCCCGAGGATACAGTAGTAGTAGCAGTTGTAGTTGAAAACGTTGGAGCAGGATCTGCTTATGCAGCACCTATTGCAGCAAAACTCATTGATGCATATTTTGATAAATATGGTTACTCAAAAGCCCAAAAATAA
- a CDS encoding glycogen-binding domain-containing protein produces the protein MARVWLVVSLLIVFAVGLSSCLLWDALKDRYIPYEVIGKDPETGKLIVRFTFDRPAATTVHLAGQFNNWTQPGRDTPGTDNVSIPMQKDPKTGYWVVEWKIKPGRWQYKYIIDGGIVWSEDQANPLKENDGFGGYNSVAILSE, from the coding sequence ATGGCGAGAGTTTGGTTGGTAGTTTCGTTACTGATCGTTTTTGCGGTTGGGTTAAGTTCATGTTTACTTTGGGATGCTCTTAAGGATAGGTATATACCCTATGAGGTTATTGGTAAGGATCCTGAGACTGGTAAGCTTATAGTTAGGTTTACATTTGATAGGCCCGCTGCTACTACTGTGCATCTAGCTGGGCAATTTAATAATTGGACACAGCCGGGAAGAGATACACCAGGAACTGACAATGTTTCAATTCCAATGCAAAAAGATCCAAAGACTGGGTATTGGGTTGTTGAGTGGAAAATAAAGCCTGGTAGATGGCAATATAAGTACATCATAGATGGTGGTATCGTTTGGTCGGAGGATCAGGCCAATCCATTGAAGGAGAATGATGGGTTTGGAGGGTATAACTCTGTTGCGATTCTCAGTGAGTAA
- the purM gene encoding phosphoribosylformylglycinamidine cyclo-ligase, translated as MSTYKEAGVDIEKANTLIEKVKREISRTYNPSVIAGVGGFGALIDIDLREFKNPVISISTDGVGTKLLLAREYDKLDYIGIDLVAMNVDDVICTGAKPIGFVDYFACGKLEEKVYERVIRSIIRGCEIAKVPLVGGETAEMPGMYGNGEFDLNGTAIGVAEKSNILPKNVKEGDTIIALSSSGFHSNGYSLIRKVLKDKKINPEKEYGFSKPLIDLLLEPTRIYSPTLYPLVRNNLVKALSHITGGGIMDNTLRVTQGRGIKIYEDKIITPEIMKFIVREGNIPKDEAFRVFNMGVGMTIITDKEDEVIEVLSKSVDYEIYIVGRVI; from the coding sequence ATGAGCACATACAAAGAAGCGGGCGTTGATATTGAGAAAGCCAACACACTTATAGAAAAGGTAAAAAGAGAAATTTCTAGAACTTATAACCCTAGTGTTATAGCAGGAGTAGGAGGCTTTGGTGCGTTGATTGATATAGATCTAAGAGAATTTAAAAACCCTGTAATATCAATATCAACCGATGGAGTTGGAACAAAACTTTTGCTTGCTAGAGAATACGATAAACTTGACTATATAGGAATTGACTTAGTAGCAATGAATGTAGATGATGTCATATGTACTGGTGCTAAGCCAATAGGATTTGTTGATTACTTTGCCTGTGGAAAACTTGAGGAAAAAGTATACGAGAGGGTAATAAGAAGTATAATAAGAGGCTGTGAAATTGCAAAGGTGCCACTTGTAGGAGGAGAAACAGCAGAAATGCCTGGAATGTATGGAAATGGCGAATTTGATCTAAACGGCACAGCAATAGGAGTAGCAGAAAAAAGCAATATTTTGCCAAAGAATGTAAAAGAAGGAGATACAATTATAGCTTTAAGCTCAAGCGGATTCCACAGTAATGGCTATTCACTCATAAGGAAAGTGCTGAAAGATAAGAAGATAAACCCAGAAAAAGAATATGGTTTCAGCAAACCTCTGATAGACCTTCTTTTAGAACCAACGAGAATCTACTCTCCAACCCTATATCCATTAGTGAGAAACAACCTAGTAAAAGCCTTGTCACACATAACCGGTGGAGGAATAATGGATAATACTCTGAGAGTAACACAGGGAAGAGGTATAAAAATATATGAGGACAAAATCATCACACCAGAAATTATGAAGTTTATAGTCAGAGAGGGAAACATACCTAAAGATGAAGCATTCAGAGTGTTCAATATGGGAGTAGGAATGACAATAATAACTGATAAAGAAGACGAAGTGATTGAAGTTTTGTCAAAGTCTGTAGATTACGAGATTTATATTGTCGGTAGAGTCATATGA